The following nucleotide sequence is from Novipirellula artificiosorum.
ATCGTCGCGGGCATGGCTCAGGAAAAACTCGTGGATTTCGTTGATCAATTTCGCATCTTCACCTTCCACGACCAACAAGTTCGAGTCATTCGGGCCGAGTGCCAAAGTGATGTTGCCACCAGCTGCTTTCTTTAAAAGCGTTGCAAAATCGCATTCGAACCTGCCTTTGAAGTAGTTCAGCAGGAATATAGCTTGCTGAGCGTCGGGATCGGCCATCGCGTCTTGGTAGGCCGACAGCGACGTGACCGCTTGCACCACGTCATCGCGGAAAGCTCGATCGACAAGCACGTCTGGACGACTGATTTCCGCAACGATCCAAGCATCCGGCGAAACCCACTGGGTCACCGCGGGCGTTTCGGCCGCGGTGGGTCGTGACGTTAGCAAGAAAGTGGCAGACGCAATCAACAAGGCAACACGAAACATCGAATCAACTCCATGGTGGGGGATGGGTTGGAGTTCAACCGTTCGCTCGTGAGCGAACGGTTCCGATACAGTCCTGCGACCGAACTCCAGCATCGACAAAATTTTGAAATGACAACTCACAAATCACGCCGACCAAATAACAGCGTCGCAAGACCGACACAGGCCAACGTTGGCAGGCCATAGCCCATGACGACTCGAAGCAACGAGAAATCTTGATAGTCACCGCGCTCAAAAAACTCTGGCGGCTGTTGCCGTACCGCGGCGGACCGACCGGTCAACAGGTTCAGGAAATCAGCCGCTTGGTCCGCTGCCGCTTGCATGTCCTCTGTATCTGCCTGGGCCGACGAATCGGCTTCGGCGGTCTTCCACGGCGTTCGTAGCAATGTCGGCAACGATTGATTCAAGCTGATCGGGGAAAACTCTTCGAGTGAAAACGTATGCAATACCAAGTTAACCGGGATCCAAAATAAGATTAGTACCGCTGCAGCAAACAGTGGACTCTTCAATAGGGTGCCAGCAAAAAAACCAAGCGAGACAAGGAATGTTAAAACCAAACCGACGACCATCAACGAAGCAGCGACGCCATACCCTGCCACGCCATCATCCGGTACGGATGCCCGCTCTGCCGCCATCACGATCCAAACAACGGGCAGGATTACCACGGCGAATGCGAGCAGCACCGCGATCACGCGGGCGGCCCAGGATGCCAACAGGTACTCCCATCGGTTTACCGGCCGACACAAGATGCCATCGGACAATGCTTCGAGTCGCGAGCCGGTAACAGGGTTCAGCCCTAGCAGTAGCACAACAAAGAACCAGGGAAAGACCAGATAGGGAAACAAAAGCTGTGCGACCAGCAATGCCGTCGGAGTTTGCCCCCAATTTGCGGTGACGATAAAGAACGTGACCAACGCGGTGGCGACGAGCCATCCACGTACAAGCCAGCTCTTGCCGAGGCCGCGAAGCTCATAGGACAGAATCGCCAATAGCGGCATGCTCGTCGCTCGTAGCTTTGAGATCGAACCGCCGAAATCCATGTTCGCTGTCCTCTTGTAGGAGTTGTAAGTACGCGTACTCGGTGTCACTTTGCGTAGAGCGGAGGGCTAACAGAGACAAATCGCTCGATTCGACCCGTTTGAGCACCTCCGCGACCACTCCGGCGCGGCTGTGCCGATCGGAGATCTCGACGACGATCGAATGCATCTCGTGACTGCACGCTGCAACACCCGGCACCTCCGCAACCTGCTGCTGTAGCTGTAAGATCGCGTCGACCTCACCATCAAGCTCCAAGCAAAAGTCATCGCGTTGCAGTCGCTGTTTCATCTCACGCATCGAACCGCTAAAGATCATTCGGCCTTCTTGCATCACTCCAACGTGATCGCAAATCTGATCAATGTCACTGAGGATGTGCGTTGCGACCACCACCGTTCGCGATTTCGCAAGTTCACGGATCAGGTCCAGGGTAAAACGTCGGGCTGATGGATCAAGACCTGCGGTGGGTTCGTCCCAAATCAATAGCGGCGGATCCGCTAACAGCGAAGCAGCAATGCCGAGCCGAGTTCTCATCCCCGTCGAAAAGGTTGCGATCCGTTGGTGTGTCGCCCCTAACAACCCCACGGCGCGAAGGAGTGACGTTAATCGCGGCTTGCGAAGCTGGCTCGGCAGCCGACACAGTTTGCCGAGTAAATCGAGGTACTCGACAACACAAAGGTGGCCAGGCAATACGGGGTGCGTTGGCAAATAGCCTATCATGGCGCGCACATCGGTCGCGCGGGGACCACAGCGCCGACCGAATACCTTGGCCTCGCCGGCCGAGGCCTGCTGCAACCCGAGCAACAACTTTAGCGTGGTGGTCTTGCCAGCTCCATTGGGACCCAGCAAGCCGTACACAGAACCGACGGGTACCTTCAAGGTCATGTCGTTCACTGCGATGACACGCTGAGCATAAATCTTGGTCAGATGTTCCGTGTGGATTGCCAAGTCCATAAGCGATACCGTGATCGTCTTGACGGTTGGAGGGGGGGATTGCAAGGAAGCGGGGGGAGGTGTCTGCGAAAGGTGATTCGCAGAACATCAAAAACTATTGGACACGAAACGAGAAAGTTATGCTATTTGCCGAACGTGGTTTGATACGAACGGATACAAAGAATAGACCGTCTTGGCCGAACCCAATACTGTAGAATCACAGAAAACCACAACGATCCATGCCTGGAAGTTTACCCCAATGAACCCATTTTTGCTCTCCTTCGTTGCGACATATCACCGCAGATTCGCAGTCGGCATTTGTTGTTTCGCTGCGATCATCTCCTCGGCTGGATCATTGCACGCAGAGACCGAGACCGTGGCAACGCCTGCGAACAGCGATCGCAGTGCCACTGAGCTGTTGCCGTCTTCGATCGTTGGATTCGCGCAAGTGTCGAACCTTGGCCAAGTGATGTCGACTGTCATCGATCACCCGTTGCACCATCGCATTAAGAGCTTGCCTGCCTATGAGGCCTTTCTTGAATCGGAACCGAGACGCCAGCTTCGTGTGGCAATTGATGCATTCGAAGGCAGCATGGGCCAACCATGGCAACAAGCACTCGCGACGCTTTCTGATGGCGGCATCAGTGTCGCATTGGATTCGAAGGGTGGCGGCGTTGCGTTGTTGGTGAAGTCGTCTAGCCGTGACAGCTTAGAACGACTTCGCGGATTCTTGCTGGCCATCTCCAGTATGAAACAGGGCGGCACGACTCCTCAGCAGGGAGAGTACCGCGGGTTCACCGCGTACCAGTTCAACAAAAAACTGAAGATGGCATTGGTTGACAATTGGTGCTTGATCACCAACAGCTCGGAGCTTGGACAATCGATTATCGATCAATACCTTGACGGCGGTGGCGAGTCGTTGCAGTCCAAAGAATCGTTTAGGCAGTCGGTTGAAAGTATGGATTCGCAACAGCGCGACACGGCTGCGGTATGGGGATGTTTTGATGTGGAAGCTTTGCGTAACGCAGGCGTTGCCGAGGGTTTTTTCAACGAAAAGGTGGACAACTTTGGGGGCGAGTTGGTCCTTGGCGGGATGATTGCAAACCTTCGTCATACGCCCTTTGTTACCGGGACCGTCCATCTGGAACAACCGGGGCTTCGACTACAACTTGCGACACCCCATGACCGTGATTGGGAACCGCCACGCGAATATTACTTTGGTGAAGCGTCGAGCGCATCGGCGCCACCGCTATTGAATCTCGAGAATCGCTTGTTTGCAGTCTCTTCACATCGTGACCTGTCGCAAATGTGGCTACGAGCGGGGGACTTGTTGAGCGATCGAGTGGTGGATCAACTCGCCAAAGCGGACACGCAACTGACAACGCTTTTCTCGGGGCGTGACTTCGGCGAAGACATTCTTGGTGCGCTCGAAAGTGAGATTCAAATCATCGGCGTCTCACAGGATTTCAGCGATCACCGACCTCGCCCTGCGATCCAATTGCCCGCATTCGCGATTCAATTTCGGATGAAAACCCCTGCCGAGACTCAACCAGAAATCCGACGCATCTTTCAGAGCTTCGTTGGTTTCGCGAATGTCACCGGCGCGATGAACGGTCAGCCTCCGTTGGACCTTGGTTTGGAAACGAGCGGCTCGGCACAGATGGTGACAGCAACCTATGTACCCGAACGCGACGAGCGAGACAGCGTGACGGCACCCATTCAATTCAATTTCTCGCCCACGATCGCGTTTGCATCCGAACGAGTCATTTTCTCTAGCTCCACGGCTTTGGCTCGTCAGATGGTTCAATCCGCGGGCACAAGCGAAGTAGCGAACGATCGCGATGCGAACACTGAGTTGCTGGTCGACGTAAACTCGCTTCACCAAGTCCTCGAAGCGAACCGGCCACAGCTTGTTGCGGGAAACATGCTCGAGAAGGGGAATTCGGAAAATGCAGCCCAGCAGGAGATCGGCTTGTTGCTGGAGATGGTTGGCTTGATGAAACAACTAAGTTTGGAGCTCAACGTGGCAGAGACGCAGATGCAATTGAATGCTGCAATCACCGTTGACTCGGATCGACCTCAATCGGGAGCGAACGAGTGACCGAGGTCCAAGCGAACCGAGTCGATCCCGATTGGGCATGGCAGCCGTTCGAACCGACGGCCCAACGACCTTGGGACCGCCGACTCGCCGCACACCTGTACCGTCGGGCGGGTTTCGGGGCGGACCTCGCGACGCTCGACGAGGCACTGCTGCGCACACCTGCGGAAGTGGTGGATGAACTTTTGCAGGCCAATCGTGAACCCATACCGTTTCAGGTGACCGCGGATTCACTTGCGCAAACGATTCTCGCGAGTGGCGATCCAAAACGTTTGTCTTCCGCTTGGGTCTACCGGTTGCTGTTCACGCCGAGTCAGTTACTCGAAAAGACAACGCTTTTTTGGCATGGCCATTTTGCCACCAGCGCTGACAAAGTAACGGACGCGACCTTGATGTGGCAGCAGAACCAATTGCTCCGCTCTTATGCACTCGGCCGCTTCGACGAAATGGTTGAAGCGATTGCTCAAGATCCCGCGATGCTGATCTATCTCGACTCGACCGCGAACCGAAAGGCACATCCAAACGAGAATTTTGCACGTGAGTTGATGGAGCTTTTCTGTTTGGGCGAGGGAAATTTTCGCGAAGGCGATGTGCGGGAATTGGCGAGGTGCTTTACCGGGTGGGAAATCAAGAACAACCGATTTCGAAAGAATCGATATCAGCAAGACACTGGTCCGAAATCACTGTTTTCCAGGACGGGACCTTTCGACGGCGAGGAAGCCATTGCCATCGTGACCGAACAACCGTCACTTGAGCGGTTTTTGGCGAGGAAATGGTATCGATTTTTTGTCTCAGATGAACCCCAGCCGAGCGCCGAGTTGTTGCAACCGTTGGCCGATTGCTTTCGCGCCAGTGGCCTGCAGGTGGCTGCTCCGCTGACCATGCTGCTGAAGAGCAATCTGTTCTTCTCCGAGCATGCCATAGGACGTAAGATCAAATCACCCGTTGAGTTTGTGGTTGGAACCCTGCGTTGTCTGAACGCGACCACGAATACCAACCGCGTCGCGGATGGATTGCGGACGATCGGTCAAGGCTTGTTTTACCCGCCCAACGTCAAAGGATGGGACGGGGGACGGACATGGATCAACTCGTCAACCTTGATTGGGCGCGCGAACCTGATGGCCGATTTGTTGGGCGACAGCGTGACGCGGTTCGACGGCAAACCAGTCAGCGAGTACTTTCGTTCCCTTGGTGTGAGGACGACGAGCGAAGCCATCGAGCATTTGGAGCAATGCCTGTTGGTGACTCCGCTGAGCGAGCAGACTAAGTCTGAATTGCGATCATCCGTTGAACTTCAATCCACCCAGGATGAGCAAGGGATGCGTTCATTGTTGCTCACCGTGACTTCGCTTCCGCAGTGCCAAATCGGTTAGGACTTTGTCGTCCATGATGGTTGGGTGCTCACTTTCGGTTGCAACGCATGCGTTATCAACACAATGAAATGACCACGACATAATTCCAGCGACCAACGGGATCGGAGCAGGCTGCTTAACAGGTAGCTCGCTTCGCCTGCGGTCGCAATGCATGATGAAATTGGAGATGGGTATGTTCTTTTCCGACTCGACATCGCGGCGTCGATTCTTGCGTTCTTCGATCGGCGGCGCTACGGCTGTTGGAATCGGCGCGGCGATCCCCGACTGTTTCTTGCAGGCTTCGGAAAGGGCTCTGCACGCATCCGAACGGATTTTGGTCGTCGTTCAAATGACCGGTGGAAACGATGGGCTCAACACGGTGATTCCTTATGCGAACGACGACTACCGGTCCGCTCGGCCGAAATTGGCCATCCCCGATGCCGATGTGTTGAAGTGTAGTGACGAGCTTGGCTTTCATCCGTCGATGTCTTCCATGCGACAGCTTTTCGAAGACGGAAAGATGACGGTGGTCTGTGGCGTCGGCTACGACCAACCGAATCGATCCCATTTTGAATCGATGGACATTTGGCACACGTGCCGACGCAAGAATGAACTCCGCGATGACGGTTGGCTCGGGCGATTTCTCGCTACCCAAGACCGCCCCGTTGGCGGTGACGTGCTGGCTTTGCATTTGGGTCAAGAAAAACAGCCCTTTGCGCTGGCGTCAAACCGTGTTCGTGTGCCGACGATTCGTGAACTGGCGGAGTTTCAGCTTCGCGGTCAAAAAGGAAAGGCGCTAAGTCGTTTTCTTACCAAGAGTGTGGAACAAGCTCCTGCCCAATCCGATGACTTATTGAAATTTTTGCAATCCAGTACGGCTTCGGCTCTTGAGGCGAGTCAGCGTGTGACCGAAGCGTCGCAAGATTACCGATCCGAGCTGCGCTATCCCGAAACGTCGCTCGGGAAAAAACTGCGTGTGATTGCGCAATTGATCGATGCAGGGCTGTCGACCCGGGTCTACTACGTTCAGCTTGACGGATTTGACACGCACGCGAACCAGCCCAACACGCATGCGATTCTGTTGCGAGAATGGAGCGATGCGGTTTCAACATTCATCCGTGATTTGGAGGGACATCACCATGGGGATCGAGTTTGCGTGATGACGTTTAGTGAGTTCGGTCGACGGGTGGCGGAGAACGCGAGCCAGGGAACGGACCACGGTGCCGCAGGGCCGATGTTCTTGTGTGGCGGAGGGCTGGTCCCTGGGATCATCGGCGGTTACGCGAGTTTGACCGATTTGCAAGACGGTGACCTCAAGCACCAAACCGATTTTCGACAAGTCTATGCGGCCGTGTTGAGGTCGTGGCTTGGGGTGGACCCGGCCGCCATTCTCGGTGGCCAGTATGCGCCGCTTCCGCTGTTCGCATCGATGGCCGACCCTACATTGGGCTAACGCGGATTCATGCCTGGTGGCGCTGCCATCCGAACCCCTTCGAGCTGCAGGTTCTCGAGTTCCATGGTCTTCGTGTTCAGCGTCATGGTGCGAACGGCACCTTCCATTCCCGGTTGCCCATTGGCGGGTTGATGACGGTAGAGCGCTGGCCGATTTGGGGCCCCATGCATCGTGAACAGTTCCTTGCCGGAAGCATAGGCTGCTCGGGTGGCGGTGCATTCGAACAAGCCACGATCACTTCGATTTCGAAACACAACGCCACCGGTAGCTTGAGCTTCCCAACGCGCGGGCAAACCGGGAATGCGGGGCTGATTTTGGTTTTCGGGTGAGATCGCGAACTTTAACTGGTCACAATCCAGCGTCGACTGGCCCGTGGATAGCGCGTCCATGGTTTGTGCATCAAAGGTCTCGTCCCAAGAAGTGACGTCGCGGACGCCCACCCGAACGCCTCGAAAAAAGTCAAGTGTTTGGTTGGCCAAATCGGCTTGCATGGCGTCATGAAAGACCAAGTGGATGCTGGACAGTGTGGGGTCATTCGGATCCGCTGTGGCCGTCTTGCCAGGCATCGATTCTGCAAGGCTGCCGCGTGTCCAACACCGATACCATCCCGGTCCCGTGCCAATCAACTTGGCCCCAGCCGAGCGGTTGCTTCCACTGGCCCCATTGGCATTCTTTGCCGCTTGAAGCTTCTCGCCGGTCATGGGGAACAATTTCAACGTCTCGGCGTGTAGCAGGTGCCTCGCTTCGGTCAAACCGTCGGCAGCATGTTGGATGGCCTCGACGAGCAGCGGACGCGAATCGCTCTGGGTTAGCTCAATGCGCTGAATGGTCGCATTTCGCATTGTTTTCAAGTCCCGGACCTCTACACCGTCATCGAGCAGAATCTCCATGCGATCCCCGTCGACAGCAATTCGCCACGGATCGCGACCATGGATGAGCGAAGCCTCGATTTCGACTCCGTCGGTCAATACCGCTTTTTTACCATCAAAAATCATCTCCCCTTGCCAACGGCAAAGGGGCGGTGAGGTGAATTGCATGGCGGATGCTGTGCCGCTGAACCCATCCGTCGCAAGTCCATTGGGCAGCGCTTGCGAGGGAATTCGGAGTTCACCTGCTTCGTTGATCCAAACGACATTGTCACTCGGTCGTATCTGGATCACTGGGCCGACAAAATAGCCGTCGCCGAGTTCAATTCGCGCTGGGGAATCCACTCCGCTACCGAGGTGCAACACATCCTCGCCGCCTCCGTCAATCAATCGCAATTCTTCGCCCGTCAATTTCGCCATCATCGGCTGCCCACCGAGTTGGACCGTATGGATCAGCTCGACGCTACCACGAACGCTCAAGTCCTTTGCCTGGATACCTTCGTCACTAAGCAACAACTTTGCCGAAATCACGTTGCCACGGACCTTCGGTTGCTGTCGCGCCCCGGGCACCAAGGTTGGCGAATTCGTACTGGGTTGTGCGACCAGTTGCCGGATCGTCGCTGGTTGGTTCGGATTGGATTGATCCACCATGGCGAGATCGCTGGGATCCGGATCGACAAAAAACAAACGCAATTCATCCGTGTCGGCGGCGAGGGCTGCGGTATCGAGATGGACCAATCCTGAGGCGGACAGCGACTCGGGGACCAGTGTTCGCCGCGAGTTGGGATCGGACGCCAATGGGGCGGAGGATGGATCGGGTTTTAGAACACCTTGAATGGCATTTGCATTGAATTGACCTCCGTCGGATAGCGTCGTCTTGACATCCCCGTCGATCCACATTTGAAACCGTGCGTCCAACGACTTTGCGGTGGTTGCGGACAAAGGTCGCAGCGCAAAGCTGTCCTTCCATTGAATTCGCCGAAGCGGAAGCTCGGGATCCTCTATTTGGACGATGCCCAACCCACGCGCGTCGATGGCGCCAAGTGTTTCTGGCGAGCTCGGATCGTATTGGTACACGATCGACTCGAGTCGCGCGTGGATGCCACCACGGCGG
It contains:
- a CDS encoding ABC transporter permease; translated protein: MPLLAILSYELRGLGKSWLVRGWLVATALVTFFIVTANWGQTPTALLVAQLLFPYLVFPWFFVVLLLGLNPVTGSRLEALSDGILCRPVNRWEYLLASWAARVIAVLLAFAVVILPVVWIVMAAERASVPDDGVAGYGVAASLMVVGLVLTFLVSLGFFAGTLLKSPLFAAAVLILFWIPVNLVLHTFSLEEFSPISLNQSLPTLLRTPWKTAEADSSAQADTEDMQAAADQAADFLNLLTGRSAAVRQQPPEFFERGDYQDFSLLRVVMGYGLPTLACVGLATLLFGRRDL
- a CDS encoding ABC transporter ATP-binding protein; translated protein: MQSPPPTVKTITVSLMDLAIHTEHLTKIYAQRVIAVNDMTLKVPVGSVYGLLGPNGAGKTTTLKLLLGLQQASAGEAKVFGRRCGPRATDVRAMIGYLPTHPVLPGHLCVVEYLDLLGKLCRLPSQLRKPRLTSLLRAVGLLGATHQRIATFSTGMRTRLGIAASLLADPPLLIWDEPTAGLDPSARRFTLDLIRELAKSRTVVVATHILSDIDQICDHVGVMQEGRMIFSGSMREMKQRLQRDDFCLELDGEVDAILQLQQQVAEVPGVAACSHEMHSIVVEISDRHSRAGVVAEVLKRVESSDLSLLALRSTQSDTEYAYLQLLQEDSEHGFRRFDLKATSDEHAAIGDSVL
- a CDS encoding DUF1800 domain-containing protein encodes the protein MTEVQANRVDPDWAWQPFEPTAQRPWDRRLAAHLYRRAGFGADLATLDEALLRTPAEVVDELLQANREPIPFQVTADSLAQTILASGDPKRLSSAWVYRLLFTPSQLLEKTTLFWHGHFATSADKVTDATLMWQQNQLLRSYALGRFDEMVEAIAQDPAMLIYLDSTANRKAHPNENFARELMELFCLGEGNFREGDVRELARCFTGWEIKNNRFRKNRYQQDTGPKSLFSRTGPFDGEEAIAIVTEQPSLERFLARKWYRFFVSDEPQPSAELLQPLADCFRASGLQVAAPLTMLLKSNLFFSEHAIGRKIKSPVEFVVGTLRCLNATTNTNRVADGLRTIGQGLFYPPNVKGWDGGRTWINSSTLIGRANLMADLLGDSVTRFDGKPVSEYFRSLGVRTTSEAIEHLEQCLLVTPLSEQTKSELRSSVELQSTQDEQGMRSLLLTVTSLPQCQIG
- a CDS encoding DUF1501 domain-containing protein translates to MFFSDSTSRRRFLRSSIGGATAVGIGAAIPDCFLQASERALHASERILVVVQMTGGNDGLNTVIPYANDDYRSARPKLAIPDADVLKCSDELGFHPSMSSMRQLFEDGKMTVVCGVGYDQPNRSHFESMDIWHTCRRKNELRDDGWLGRFLATQDRPVGGDVLALHLGQEKQPFALASNRVRVPTIRELAEFQLRGQKGKALSRFLTKSVEQAPAQSDDLLKFLQSSTASALEASQRVTEASQDYRSELRYPETSLGKKLRVIAQLIDAGLSTRVYYVQLDGFDTHANQPNTHAILLREWSDAVSTFIRDLEGHHHGDRVCVMTFSEFGRRVAENASQGTDHGAAGPMFLCGGGLVPGIIGGYASLTDLQDGDLKHQTDFRQVYAAVLRSWLGVDPAAILGGQYAPLPLFASMADPTLG